A region of Streptomyces sp. NBC_01788 DNA encodes the following proteins:
- a CDS encoding DUF302 domain-containing protein produces the protein MTKQEAGSSGAGAPGILSVASPFTVAETVERLKRAIEAGGMTLFAVVDHGAGAQSVGLTMNDTQVLTFGNPRGGTPAMAARPLLALELPLKALVWDDGHGQVRVAYQDAAELGRRYKVPAELMTPLSGVGDLVRTALAS, from the coding sequence GTGACGAAGCAAGAGGCGGGCTCCTCCGGAGCCGGTGCACCGGGGATCTTGAGCGTGGCCAGTCCGTTCACCGTGGCCGAGACCGTGGAGCGGCTCAAGCGAGCCATCGAGGCCGGCGGGATGACCCTGTTCGCGGTGGTGGATCACGGCGCAGGCGCCCAGAGCGTCGGGCTGACGATGAATGACACCCAAGTGCTGACCTTCGGCAATCCGCGGGGCGGGACGCCCGCGATGGCGGCGCGACCGCTCCTGGCACTCGAGCTCCCGCTCAAGGCTCTGGTGTGGGACGACGGCCACGGCCAGGTACGAGTCGCCTACCAGGACGCGGCCGAGCTGGGACGCCGCTACAAGGTCCCGGCGGAGCTGATGACCCCGCTGTCAGGCGTGGGCGATCTGGTACGGACCGCACTCGCAAGCTGA
- the ctaD gene encoding aa3-type cytochrome oxidase subunit I, translating to MTDVQHTTRETAAPRRHLRPGAVVVNWVTTTDHKTIGSLYLITSFAFFLLGGIMALVMRAELARPGLQMLSNDQFNQMFTMHGTIMLLMFATPLFAGFTNWIMPLQIGAPDVAFPRLNMFAYWLYLFGSLIAVAGFLTPQGAADFGWFAYAPLNDVIHTPGLGADLWILGLGMSGFGTILGAVNFITTIICMRAPGMTMFRMPIFTWNVLLTAVLVLLAFPVLAAALLTLEVDRKWGAHVFEAANGGSLLWQHLFWFFGHPEVYIIALPFFGIVSEVIPVFSRKPIFGYMGLVGATISIAGLSVTVWAHHMFVTGGVLLPFFAFMTFLIAVPTGVKFFNWVGTMWNGSLSFETPMLWSTGFLITFLFGGLTGVILASPPLDFEVSDSYFVVAHFHYVVFGTVVFAMFAGFHFWWPKFTGKMLDERLGKMTFWTLFVGFHTTFLVQHWLGAEGMPRRYADYLAADGFTTLNEISSIGSFLLGLSMLPFFYNVWKTAKYGEKVDTDDPWGYGRSLEWATSCPPPRHNFVTLPVIRSESPAFDLHHPEVSVTDKRENLGLPG from the coding sequence ATGACAGACGTCCAGCACACCACGCGGGAAACCGCCGCTCCCCGTCGTCACCTGAGGCCCGGTGCCGTGGTGGTGAACTGGGTGACGACGACCGATCACAAGACGATCGGCTCCCTGTATCTGATCACCTCCTTCGCTTTCTTCCTGCTCGGCGGCATCATGGCGCTGGTGATGCGCGCCGAACTGGCCCGCCCGGGTCTGCAAATGCTGTCGAACGACCAGTTCAACCAGATGTTCACGATGCACGGCACGATCATGCTGCTGATGTTCGCGACGCCGCTGTTCGCGGGCTTCACGAACTGGATCATGCCGCTGCAGATCGGTGCCCCGGACGTGGCCTTCCCGCGGCTGAACATGTTCGCCTACTGGCTGTACCTGTTCGGCTCGCTGATCGCGGTGGCCGGCTTCCTCACCCCCCAGGGCGCCGCCGACTTCGGCTGGTTCGCCTACGCCCCGCTGAACGACGTCATCCACACACCGGGCCTGGGCGCGGACCTGTGGATCCTCGGCCTGGGCATGTCCGGCTTCGGCACCATCCTCGGCGCCGTCAACTTCATCACCACGATCATCTGCATGCGCGCGCCGGGCATGACCATGTTCCGCATGCCGATCTTCACCTGGAACGTGCTGCTGACCGCGGTGCTGGTCCTGCTGGCCTTCCCGGTCCTGGCGGCCGCGCTGCTCACCCTGGAGGTGGACCGCAAGTGGGGCGCCCATGTCTTCGAGGCGGCCAACGGCGGTTCGCTGCTGTGGCAGCACCTGTTCTGGTTTTTCGGGCACCCCGAGGTGTACATCATCGCGCTGCCGTTCTTCGGCATCGTCAGTGAGGTCATCCCGGTCTTCTCCCGCAAGCCGATCTTCGGCTACATGGGCCTGGTCGGCGCGACGATCTCGATCGCGGGCCTGTCGGTGACGGTGTGGGCGCACCACATGTTCGTCACTGGTGGTGTGCTGCTGCCCTTCTTCGCCTTCATGACCTTCCTGATCGCGGTTCCGACCGGTGTGAAGTTCTTCAACTGGGTCGGCACCATGTGGAACGGTTCGCTGTCGTTCGAGACGCCGATGCTGTGGTCGACCGGCTTCCTGATCACCTTCCTCTTCGGTGGTCTGACCGGTGTCATCCTGGCCTCGCCGCCACTGGACTTCGAGGTCTCCGACAGCTACTTCGTGGTGGCACACTTCCACTACGTCGTCTTCGGCACGGTGGTCTTCGCGATGTTCGCCGGATTCCACTTCTGGTGGCCGAAGTTCACCGGCAAGATGCTCGACGAGCGCCTGGGGAAGATGACCTTCTGGACGTTGTTTGTCGGCTTCCACACCACGTTCCTGGTGCAGCACTGGCTGGGCGCGGAGGGCATGCCGCGTCGGTACGCCGACTATCTCGCCGCTGATGGCTTCACGACGCTCAACGAGATCTCCAGCATCGGGTCGTTCCTGCTGGGTCTGTCGATGCTGCCGTTCTTCTACAACGTCTGGAAGACGGCCAAGTACGGCGAGAAAGTCGACACCGACGACCCGTGGGGCTACGGCCGCTCCCTGGAGTGGGCCACCTCCTGCCCGCCGCCGCGGCACAACTTCGTCACCCTGCCCGTGATCCGCAGCGAGTCCCCGGCCTTCGACCTGCACCACCCGGAGGTCTCGGTCACGGACAAGCGGGAGAACCTGGGCCTGCCAGGATGA
- a CDS encoding MFS transporter, which translates to MVNVTPDGQAGPSGSTAPPAAATGLPPQVRQELTRRLRRSRRVLREEDVQIVEPPLLRRAVGASALGNCMEWFDFGVYSYLAATIGKVFFPGASPGAQVISSFATFAAAFVVRPLGGLVFGPLGDRIGRQKVLATTMIMMAVGTFAIGLIPGYKTLGIAAPILLLLARMVQGFSTGGEYGGATTFVAEYSPDRRRGFLSSWLDFGTFVGYALGSALVTALNLLLTDAQMIAWGWRVPFLIAGPLGVIGLYMRLRLEESPAFQQQLDEHERSLAQKSAGSELRSVVRNHWGALLICMGLVLLYNVTNYMVTGFLPTYQTETLHRSSGSADLLVLLGMVWIVLLITFIGRLSDHVGRRPVYGVAAAAVIVLAVPAFLLIKMQGTWAPVCGVLILSTLLACFAAPSAATLPALFPTAVRYAAMGIGFNFAVAAFGGTTPLVTEALVNVTGNDMMPAYYLMLAGAIGLVTVRFLPESAQVPLNGSQPMVGSARERQELITTSRALYKAGEWTPGT; encoded by the coding sequence GTGGTGAACGTGACACCCGACGGGCAGGCCGGTCCCTCCGGCTCGACCGCGCCGCCGGCGGCCGCCACGGGACTGCCGCCGCAGGTCCGTCAGGAGCTGACCCGCCGGCTGCGGCGCAGCAGGCGCGTCCTGCGCGAGGAGGACGTGCAGATCGTCGAGCCGCCGCTGCTCAGGCGCGCGGTGGGCGCCTCCGCCCTCGGCAACTGCATGGAGTGGTTCGACTTCGGCGTATACAGCTACCTCGCCGCCACCATCGGCAAGGTCTTCTTCCCCGGCGCCTCCCCCGGCGCCCAGGTGATCTCCTCCTTCGCGACGTTCGCCGCGGCCTTCGTGGTGCGTCCCCTCGGCGGCCTCGTGTTCGGCCCGCTCGGGGACCGGATCGGCCGGCAGAAGGTGCTCGCCACCACGATGATCATGATGGCGGTGGGCACGTTCGCCATCGGCCTGATCCCCGGCTACAAAACCCTCGGCATCGCCGCCCCGATCCTCCTGCTGCTCGCCCGGATGGTCCAGGGCTTCTCCACGGGCGGCGAGTACGGCGGCGCCACCACCTTCGTCGCCGAGTACTCCCCCGACCGCCGCCGCGGCTTCCTCTCGAGCTGGCTCGACTTCGGCACCTTCGTCGGCTACGCGCTGGGCTCCGCCCTGGTCACCGCGCTGAACCTGCTCCTCACGGACGCCCAGATGATCGCCTGGGGCTGGCGGGTCCCGTTCCTGATCGCCGGACCGCTCGGTGTGATCGGCCTGTACATGCGGCTGCGGCTGGAGGAGTCGCCCGCCTTCCAGCAGCAGCTCGACGAGCACGAGCGGAGCCTGGCCCAGAAGTCGGCGGGCAGCGAACTGCGGTCCGTCGTCAGGAACCACTGGGGCGCCCTGCTGATCTGCATGGGCCTGGTGCTGCTCTACAACGTCACCAACTACATGGTCACCGGCTTCCTGCCCACCTACCAGACCGAGACCCTGCACCGCTCCAGCGGCTCCGCCGACCTACTGGTGCTGCTGGGCATGGTGTGGATCGTGCTGCTGATCACCTTCATCGGCCGGCTCAGCGACCACGTCGGACGGCGCCCGGTCTACGGGGTCGCGGCCGCCGCGGTGATCGTCCTCGCGGTCCCCGCGTTCCTGCTGATCAAGATGCAGGGGACCTGGGCGCCGGTCTGCGGCGTGCTGATCCTGTCCACGCTGCTGGCCTGCTTCGCCGCGCCGAGCGCCGCCACCCTGCCCGCGCTCTTCCCGACCGCGGTGCGTTACGCGGCCATGGGCATCGGCTTCAACTTCGCCGTCGCCGCGTTCGGCGGCACCACCCCTCTGGTGACCGAGGCCCTGGTCAACGTCACGGGCAACGACATGATGCCCGCCTACTACCTCATGCTGGCCGGCGCGATCGGCCTGGTGACCGTGAGGTTCCTGCCGGAGAGCGCCCAGGTGCCGCTCAACGGCTCCCAGCCGATGGTGGGCTCCGCGCGGGAGCGGCAGGAACTGATCACCACGTCGCGGGCCCTGTACAAGGCCGGCGAGTGGACGCCCGGGACCTAG
- a CDS encoding antitoxin, producing MSMLDKLKGLLKGHEEQAGKGIGKGGDYVDERTQGKYRSQVDTGQDKLKEQLGRPDPGQDQPPQ from the coding sequence ATGAGCATGCTGGACAAGCTCAAGGGACTGCTGAAGGGTCACGAGGAGCAGGCCGGCAAGGGCATCGGCAAGGGCGGCGACTACGTCGACGAGCGGACCCAGGGCAAGTACCGGAGCCAGGTCGACACGGGTCAGGACAAACTCAAGGAGCAGCTCGGCCGGCCGGACCCGGGTCAGGACCAGCCGCCGCAGTGA
- a CDS encoding LysR family transcriptional regulator: protein MRNFDLNLARVFVLLYETGSVTVTADTLHVTQPTVSYSLGKLRRHFGDELFRRTGRGLTPTAGARRLYEPLQRALADIDGTVRQADVFDPRAMSGRFTVALSDLGEVTLLPRLMAAARERAPGVSFTVRPLDVDEAEHQLRRGDIDAFVATPVLTSHRTVRIPLFHERYVGMVAAGHPRVRGESVTLAELAAESHATVFGPSGHVVPRAVLAAHGLLDRVVVDATRFSMLPYLLEQTDLIAIVPEYVGEVFASSHQLRLVRLPFHTEPIEVALYARHESSRSPSQRWLVRFMAEVLGERVSPAQLPPSATG from the coding sequence ATGAGGAACTTCGACCTCAACCTCGCCCGCGTCTTCGTACTGTTGTACGAGACCGGCAGTGTCACGGTCACCGCGGACACGCTCCACGTCACCCAGCCCACGGTCAGCTACAGCCTGGGCAAGCTGCGCCGGCACTTCGGCGACGAGCTGTTCCGGCGCACGGGACGCGGACTGACGCCGACCGCGGGCGCCCGCCGGCTGTACGAGCCGTTGCAGCGGGCCCTCGCCGACATCGACGGCACGGTCCGCCAGGCCGACGTCTTCGACCCGCGGGCCATGTCCGGCCGCTTCACGGTGGCCCTGTCCGACCTGGGCGAGGTGACCCTGCTGCCGCGCCTGATGGCCGCGGCCCGCGAGCGGGCTCCCGGGGTGTCCTTCACGGTGCGGCCGCTGGACGTGGACGAGGCGGAGCACCAGCTGCGCCGCGGCGACATCGACGCGTTCGTGGCCACCCCCGTGCTGACCTCCCACCGGACCGTGCGGATCCCGCTCTTCCACGAGCGCTATGTCGGCATGGTCGCCGCCGGCCACCCCCGCGTGCGGGGCGAGTCGGTCACCCTGGCCGAGCTCGCGGCCGAGTCCCACGCCACCGTCTTCGGCCCCAGCGGCCACGTCGTCCCGCGTGCCGTGCTCGCCGCGCACGGGCTGCTCGACCGGGTGGTGGTGGACGCCACCCGCTTCTCGATGCTGCCCTACCTGCTGGAGCAGACCGACCTGATCGCCATCGTCCCCGAGTACGTCGGCGAGGTCTTCGCCTCCTCCCACCAACTGCGCCTGGTGCGGCTCCCGTTCCACACCGAGCCGATCGAGGTGGCGCTGTACGCGCGGCACGAGTCCTCGCGCAGCCCGTCCCAGCGGTGGCTGGTGCGGTTCATGGCCGAGGTCCTGGGGGAGCGGGTGAGCCCGGCCCAACTGCCCCCGTCCGCCACCGGGTAG
- a CDS encoding ester cyclase: protein MSQQENIAAQAAFGEAVVTGNLDDLAGIVAPDSIDHDPAPGQAPGPEGYKAMFGELRTAFPDLHVEVEHLVVTDDELAFAYTITGTHLGSLMGRPATGKKVSYRGMQISRFDGDGKLVERWGSSDELGMLRQLGLAPV, encoded by the coding sequence ATGTCCCAGCAAGAGAACATCGCCGCACAGGCTGCTTTCGGAGAGGCCGTCGTCACAGGCAACCTCGACGACCTGGCCGGGATCGTCGCCCCCGACTCGATCGATCATGATCCCGCCCCAGGACAGGCGCCGGGGCCCGAAGGGTACAAGGCCATGTTCGGCGAGTTGCGAACAGCCTTTCCCGACTTGCACGTCGAGGTGGAGCATCTGGTGGTCACCGACGACGAGTTGGCCTTCGCCTACACCATCACGGGTACGCATCTGGGTTCACTGATGGGGCGACCGGCGACCGGCAAGAAGGTGAGCTACCGGGGCATGCAGATCAGCCGCTTCGACGGCGACGGCAAGCTCGTCGAACGCTGGGGAAGCAGCGACGAACTCGGCATGCTGCGTCAACTCGGCCTCGCCCCGGTGTGA
- a CDS encoding cytochrome C oxidase subunit I, producing the protein MTEAAERPDGQPGGPTGLVEQVEGYLLWQTRVAEAEQRARAFTEPMQWLTAAQREEIEEYYVSDCLLRARADLQRIAERCRALRGEYEQRYRQLRARCFALVLMALAVLAGAAVLALALARP; encoded by the coding sequence ATGACCGAAGCGGCGGAGCGCCCGGACGGGCAGCCGGGCGGGCCCACCGGACTCGTCGAGCAGGTCGAGGGCTATCTGCTCTGGCAGACCCGCGTCGCCGAGGCCGAGCAGCGGGCCCGTGCCTTCACCGAGCCCATGCAGTGGCTGACCGCGGCGCAGCGCGAGGAGATCGAGGAGTACTACGTCTCCGACTGTCTGCTGCGGGCCCGGGCGGACCTCCAGCGGATCGCCGAACGGTGCCGGGCGCTGCGCGGCGAGTACGAACAGCGCTACCGCCAGTTGCGGGCGCGCTGCTTCGCGCTCGTCCTCATGGCCCTCGCGGTGCTCGCCGGGGCGGCCGTCCTGGCGTTGGCCCTCGCGCGGCCCTGA